GGGATTGTAACTGTTAACTTCTCTTCTTAAAATCAGAAGATAATCTTCAGGTAAGTCTGATTTTCCCGCAAACTCCCGGGCCTTTTTAGGAGTTTTCAATAAATTAACAAGATCCTGGAGGTTACAAACTCCATTTTCCTTTAAAACCTCAAATCTCTCATCAAGATTGTCTTTCAATATTTTCCTGCTGGGTAAAGGTTCAGAATCCTTTAATTCCCGTTTGAATTTATTCAAAGGAAACTCTTCAAGGTTAATATGATAATTATTTACCATAGTATCCCCCCATTTTCTATTCATTCATTATTTTTTCTAAGGTTTTTCAAATGTTTCCACAGTCTCCTTGAGATACCTGCGTATAGCTATGTTCTGGGTGCATTTTTCTTCACACTCCCCACATTCTGTGCAGAATGATGCACTACCCCTTTTAGCTTTCAGGAATTTGTAATTTCCAGAGGGTTTTTCCATATTCTGGTATAGATAAACATCATTCAACAGGTTCAGATTCAGGGGAATATCCACACCCTCCGGACAGGGCATGCAGTAATTGCATGCAGTGCAACCAACATGGGTCCGGGCCTGGTAAGCCTCCTGAACTTCCTGGATCAGATTCCTCTCAGCATCAGTTAAACTATGGGCATGACCCTCCTCGGCAATCTGGATATTCTCTTTAACATGTTCCATGGCACTCATACCACTTAAAACCACATCCACTTCGCTCTGGTCCCAGAGGAAACGTAAAGCCCATTCTGCTGGTGTTCTTTTAACTGGGGCGCTTTCCCATATGGCTTTAATATCTGGGGGGATGTTCTTTGCAAGGCAACCACCACGCAGTGGTTCCATGATAACTGTTCCCAAACCCCTGGATGCTGCGTATTCCAGTCCAGGTCTTCCTGCTTGGAAGTTCTGATCCATGTAATTGTACTGAATCTGGGAAAAACTCCAGGGATAAGAGTCCACAATTTCAGTGTAGAGTTTAAGTTCATCATGGAATGAAAAACCAGCGTATCCTATTCTACCATCATCCAGTGCAGAGTCCAGAAACTGGAAAACATCCAGTTCTTGCAGTGTTTCCCAGGTACTGTGGCCCAGACCGTGCAGGAGGTAGAAATCAATATGATCAGTTTGAAGACGTCTGAGTTGTTCATTTAAATAATAATCCATATCCTCTTTTTTCTGGATAAGCCAGCTTGGTAACTTGGTGGACAGATAAACCTTGTCCCGGTAATCATTTTTAAGGGCATTTCCAACCAGGATCTCACCCATACCTCCCTGGGTTGCGGTGGCACCGTGGTAGGGATAGGCAGTGTCCACGTAGTTCACACCATGATCTATGGCGTAATGAAGCATCTGGGTTGCCAGGGGTTCGTTTATCTTTTCAGGGTTGCCCTCCAGTATGGGGAGGCGCATACACCCAAATCCAAGTATTGAAACTTTCCTACCGGTTTTTCCAAAGTTTCGGTATAACATGTAGTATAAGACCCTCCTTAATAAACTGAAATAATTTTCATACTGAATAATTTATTTTTTTTGATTTTTCAACAAATTTTTTCAATGAATAATAGTTTCATTCATATTATTCATTTATGTTCACTTTTTTTCGAACGGCACATTATTAGGGTATGTTTTATTAAATAAAGATCATGTCAACTAAAGCCGCATTCATATTCATTGCACCGGAAAACGATCCTGACCAGCATCGTGCAGTAATTGATTCGCCAGTGATTGAACTTTCGGTGGTGGGTGTGAAAAACTATGATGAAGCAGAAAATGTTGCCCTAAACCTTGTTGCAGATGGAATAACAGCCATAGAACTATGTGCTGGGTTTGGAAGTGAAGGAACATCCAGGATTGCCAGGGCTGTGAAGGGAAAAGCAGTGGTAGGGGTTGTACGTTTTGATTTGCACCCAGCCTTCGACCATCAAAGTGGTGATGAACTTTTTTAATTAACAACCTTTTTAATTAACGCATTAAAACAACACCTCCTATTTTATGGAAATTCTGCATTTTTATGGAAAAAATTGCCTTCTTTAAAAACCCCACAGAAAGTAAGTATGATTAAAACTAAACGATTAACAATTATGCCATTAACCTGTGATGAATTAAAAAAACATATTGATTCACCAGAAGAATTGGCTAAAGACCTGGGTTTGCTACCTTCGCAAACATTGGCTGATGAAAATACCAAAGAAGTAATAATAAATGATCTGCTACCTAACATAGAAGATTCAAATAAAGATCCTTTGTTTTATACAATGTGGATCATTATAGAGAAAAATAAAAGGGCAATTGTTGGGGGGATCTGTTTCCATGGTGAACCTGATGGAAATGGAGAAGTTGAAATTGGATACGGAACAGACTACGGGTATAGAAATAAAGGTATAATGACGGAAACCATAGCCGGATTGATTCAATGGCTTAAAATAGATAATAAAAGAGTTAAAATAATCAGGGCCGAAACTGAAGTGGATAATATTTCATCAGTCCGAGTATTAGAGAAGAATGATTTCAAGGTCTTTCAACGTAATGATGATTCAGTAATCCTGAAATTAGAATTGAAATAGATGCATGTGCTTTTTAAAGATGAGAATTTATGAAATGGGGGTTGGACTTCAGGGGGTAGGTTATTAACATTCCAGTTTATTTATTTTATTTGAAAAGACCATCTTTGAATTTGAGTGAAAATATGAATGGATAATCTTAAGTAAATATGGGGTGTTTATATGAAAGTTTTCAAACGACCGGGTCCGGTGAACACTGATAAACTGATAAAAATCCTTAAAAAAGCATCATCTGAATATGAAACAGTGGTAGTTGCTTCGGTCACTGGGAGTAGTGCAGTTAAGATTGCAGAAACCCTGAAAGATAAGAATATAGTCTGTGTCACCTGTCCTCAGGGCATGTACTGGGAAGTGGAGGAGATGGATAAAGATCTCTTCGCTGAAATACCAGAACTCAGAAAAGCACGTGATGAATGGGTTAAGAAAGGTTTAAAACAGGTGCCTATGAACATAACATCTGAAAACAAAGTTCAACTGGATCGATTGAATGTTGAAATTGTTCGTGGGACCATCCCTCTTTTTGGACCAACTTTTTCCATGAGACTACACCTACAAAGACCAAGTTCACTGGATGTAATGGCCAAGACACTGGAACTAATCTCCCCAGGTACGCTGGTAACAATGGAGGCCGTTTTGATGGCAACTGATGCAGGGGTGATTCCTGAAGACGAATTGGTATTGGCTTGCGCTGGGACAGAAATGGGTTTGGATACTTTATGGGTTCTTAAAAGCTGCGCATCAGCCAATCTCTTCCACCCTTCAAAGGGTTTCAGATTTGTGGAGCTATTGGCAAAACCGGGTGTTGCCTTAAATCCAGATATAAATATCGAATATCTGAGATAATACTCTCCTAGAATAACACTGTTTTAATTATGAACCGATTATACATGCTATAATCAGATTATTAAGATTAGGTGTCAGAAATGAAGCAATGGTACGAAGAGCTATTTACCAATTACGTAGAAAAATATGAAAACGAATCATTCACCCAGGGAACCATGGGGGAAGTTGATTTTATAGAGTCAGAGATTAATCATGATAAATCCTCTAAAATACTGGATGTTGGCTGTGGAACAGGTAGGCATGCCATTGAACTTTCTAAAAGAGGTTATCATGTCACTGGTGTTGACTTATCAGAAAATATGTTAAATAGGGCCAGAGAAAAGGCTAGTATGGTTGGGGTGGAAATAGATTTTAGATTAGGTAATGCCAGAAGCCTTCCCTTTGAAGGGGAATTTGACCTGGTTATCATGTTATGTGAGGGTGCATTTCCACTCATGGAAACCGATGAAATGAACTTCCAGATATTAGAAAGTGCGGCCCGTTCATTAAATAATAATGGAAAATTAATCTTCACAACCCTCAATGGACTTTATCCTTTGTTCCATTCAGTTAAGGATTTCATAAATGCCAATTCCAATTATTCAACCAACCGTGAAAACACATTTGACCTCATGACCTTCAGGGACAAGTACCAGCTGGAAACTGAAGATGATGATGGAAATAAAATGACATTAAACTGTAATGAACGATACTATGTGCCCTCAGAGATCACTTGGCTTCTTAAATCACTCGGTTTTAATGAAATTGATATTTATGGATGTAAGTTAGGTGAATTCAGCAGAGATAATCCTTTGACCACTGAAGACTTTGAAATACTGGTTATAGCCGAATATTAGAAAATGCCTTAAATTCGGCTAAGGTTTCAAAAAAAAGGTCGGATAAAAAGTTTATTAAAAAAATAATAATGGTGGTATGAAAATTAAAAGATCTCTACTGTTCCTGCTGTTTGGTTCGGTTTTAGTTCTGACAGTTGGTTCATACGCAACAGATAACTGCCCCTGTTATGATTTATTTTATCGAGGGGCGGTATTTAATGCCATGCTTCCTGATGAAAGTGATATCTATAATAATCTTACCCCTATTGCTGAATCCAACAATAAATTATCCTGGCAGGGTGAAGGAGCAGATAAAAGAGTTTTAATGGTTGCATGGACGAAATATCCTTCTAGTTATCCTGTGGGGCAGAGTGTAAGGACTTCGTGGGGTGATACATGGGTGACAGTTTACCCTGAAATTCAGAGTTACTTTACCAATAACCCAACGACTGATGAAGACCTGAAATTACAGGTTGCCCAGCTATTAGGTCTACCCCCAAATACAAATAACTCATATTTCGTGGAATTATGGGTTAAACCTACTGATCTATTTAGACCTTCAGCTGATAATGAGATAAACGATACTGTAGCCCAGTTAAACTTCCCCAATTCCACAGATCTCTCCTATAAAATATGGTTCATAAATAACACTAAATACTCCTATTTCACCAAAAGACTCCCCTGGACAAGATTAGGTTACACTTACCATTGGGAAAATAATGAATCAAAGATAGGCCTCAGCGAATTTGTAATTAAGAAGAATTCAGAAGTAACTGTCAAATCATTATCATCTACATCAGATTATTTGAATCAATAGGATTATGATTTGAATAGTTGAAGAATCATTTTCAGGGGATAATGCGATTTCATTAATGATTTGAATAATGAGTTTCAGTTAATCCTTAAAATAACTCATTTCTAAAGTTTTTAGGGCCATTATATGAGGTATATATGTCACATTTGGTTTTTAGTTTTCATGTGACTTCTTTTTTATATTAACGAGACCTGTGAGGAAAAAATCTTCACCTGATCATGCCAATCTGGTCAAGTCTAAAACTATAAATAGTACCTTGCATTATACAGTACCTTGTAAGATGCAGTGATAATCATGAATACTCAATTTAAAAAAGGAGTACTGGAACTGTGTGTTTTGGTCCTACTTGACAGAAAAGACTGTTACGGTTACGAGATGGTGGATGAAATCTCGAAGAACATTTCCATTTCCGAGGGAACCATCTACCCCCTTCTCAAAAGGTTAAAAAAGGAGAGGTTCGTGATTTCATACTTAAAAGAGTCCCAAGATGGCCCTCCCCGAAAATATTACAAGTTAACTGACTTGGGGAAAGAAAAAAAGGAAAAATTAGTTGAAGAATGGCGGAACTTCTCTATTGGTGTAAATAATTTATTGAATTCTGAAATTACGAATAATTTGGGGGATATTAAGGATGAATAAAAAAGAATATCTTGAAGCGCTCAGCAAACTCCTGAGAAAACTTCCAAAGGAGGACAGAGAAGACATAATCTCGGATTATGAAGAGCACTTTGCAATAGGCTTGGAGAAAGGTAGAACTGAAGAAGAAATTTCAAAGGCACTGGGCAACCCTAAAAACGTTGCTAGACAGATTAAAGCAGACAATATGGTTAAAATTGCTCAGAATAAACCCTCAATTGGCAGTATAATTGGGGCAATACTGGCAACAATGGGGTTAGGTCTTTTTAATCTGATATTTGTAGCAATACCAGTCCTGGTGGTTGCAGTAATTATATTGATCTTATTTGTAGCCGGATTTATCATTATCTTTACAGGGATATATTGGGTTTTATTACCCTTTTTACATCTTATCATTCCTCAATTAGCTATCCCAACCTTTATCAATTCACCAGGTAATGATATTTTGAATATTTTGGTGGTAGTATTATGTGGAATCGGCCTGACAGCTGGAGGAATTATTTTAGTAGTGTTAATGGCGTACATTACTAAATGGTTCTATGAATTGATGATTAAATACTTGAAATTGAATTTAAAAATTATTAAAGGACGGAAAAGGGATTTTTAATATGATAAATCGGAATAGGGGGTTTAATCTATGAGAAAATTTCTCTGGAAGTTACTGGCTGGCACTAAAGGTGGATTGAACCGCGCTAGAATCATAGACGAGTTAAGAAATAGGCCTTACAATGCAAATCAGCTTGCAGAAAGGCTTTCTCTTAACTATAAAACCATAAAGTACCATATTGAAGTTTTAGAGAAAAATGGCATAGTTATATCTACCGGTAAAGGATACGGTGCATTGTATTTCCTCTCTGATAAAATGGAAGAAAATTTTGATGTTTTCCTGAAGATATGGGAAGAATTTAGAGGATCAAGTACTAACATTTACTACGTGGCGGACAATGTCCCTGCAGAGGCAATTCATCATTGATGGATATGCCTTCCTTATCATCTAATGTTTCAAGAGAACCATATTCTTTTTTCATTATTTAATGTCTGTTGCCCTGCTATTTTTCCCAAATAATTTACTTATTTTTAATATAATTTAGTAGTATGGGATGATTTTTTTTAAATAACTGATTTTAAACGCGATTTAATTTAATCTGTAGTTTTCTATTTTTTTTGAACTTTCACTCACATTCTGGGTGAATTTGGGTGTAATTTTTAGGGAATTCCGGGCGAAATAGAATAAAAAACGGGGGAAATGAGGTTAAATTCTGGAATAACTATTTTTAAAGGTTTAAACTATTATTAGATTAACCGATAACGAGAAATTATTCAAAAGGAGGTAATCTTGCAAGTTATGGTATAAATACAGAATTTCTAAGGATCGTGTGTCCCGATGAAAGTGGGGATTTGGATTAATAAAAAAATCAGTAAATTCGCTTTTTACCGCCTCATTAATCCTGCTGGAGGGACATTGAACTTATGAATAAATATGTGATTAAATTGTTTTAATGGATTAAATAGCTTTAAAATCTATTTAAATTTCATATGATCTTATATAACAAAATCTAAGTCCGATATTTTCTCGGCCTGATTGTTATTCTATTATTAGAGGTGAAAGAATGGATCTCTATAAATTGGCATTAAACAACATTAGAAGAAGAAAACTCAGAAGTGCCCTGACCATGCTGGGGATAATAATAGGTGCCGCAATGCTCATGGTACTTTTGGGGCTAACTGCCGGGACAACCACGGCTATTAAGGATGAAACCAATGCTTACATGTATGATATAGCAATTTCTCCAGAATCTACCTCTGGATCTTATTTAATGGATAGTCAAACCATATCCAAGGTGGAGAACATGTCCAATCTTCACGATTTCCGTGAAGTAACTGCTTTCTCAGAGGATATGAATAGCACCAAACTGTTTTTCGAGGGAGTCAATAACTGGAAGGATGCTAAAATAATAAATGGAACGCAAGGTGTTGTAGTTAACCAGGTTGCTGTTGAAAAGCTTGGTTATGGTATTGGAAGTAAAATAACAGTCAAAGGCAAGGAATTAACTGTGACTGGAATATCTAAAGAAGCACAGGCGCCTTACGTTTACATAAACCAAACAACAGCCAGGCAGATGGCTGGTGATCAGGTAGCTGTTATCTATGCCAGTACCAACGGAGACCCTAAAACCGTTGCTGATGAAGTTAAAAAACAGTTAAGTGGAGTTTCAGTGGAAACCAAATCCGATAAGGTGAAGGAAATCCAGGAAATGACTGATCAGGCCCTGCTCTTCATGGGATTTATAGCCAGTATTGCATTACTGGTGGGAATCATAAGTGTGATCAACACCATGTTAATCAGTGTCATGGAACGAACCAGGGAACTGGGAGTATTAAAAGCTATTGGTTTCACTAACTGGGAAATAAAAGGAAGTATACTCTTTGAATCAGGCCTTTTAGGATTTTTTGGAGGAGTTATAGGTGTGATCCTGGGAATTATTGGAATATATGTAGTTGCCAATGCACTGAATCTAGCCGACTATATTCCTGGAATGATGCCTGTATGGTTAATTTTAGGAGTTATTGCTGGTGCTACCATTTTAAGCGTACTTGCAGGACTTTATCCTGCCACTAAAGCTTCTAAACTACAAGTTGTGGAGGCGTTGAGGAATGACTAATCATATACTTGAATTTGAAGATGTTTGGAAAATCTATCACATGGGTGATTCGGATGTAAATGCCCTTGCAGGTTTAAACCTGACCCTGGAAGAAGGTTCATTCACTGCAGTCATGGGGCCCTCGGGATCTGGTAAATCCACATTCTTGCACGTGGCAGGGATACTGGATATTCCTTCTAAAGGTCTATTCCGGATAAAAGGAAGGCAAACCAGTGAATTATCGGTCAAAGAGCAGGCAATTCTTAGGAGAAATGAGATTGGCTTCATATTCCAGAGATTCAATCTGCTATCTCAGCTTTCTGCCCTGGAAAATGTCACTTTACCCATGATCCATGAGGATTCTGAGAAAGCAAAAATGATTCTGGATAAAATGGGCTTACATGATAAGTACCATAAATTCCCCAACCAGCTTTCCGGTGGAGAACAACAGCGAGTAGCAATTGCCAGAGCTCTTATAAATGATCCATCAATCATCCTGGCTGATGAACCCACTGGAGAACTTGATACTGCAAATGCCAATTCCATAATGCAGGTGCTGCAGGATCTAAACCGGAATGATGGAGTGAGCATTGTAATCGTAACCCACAACCAGGCATCTGCCGCTTTCGCTGATGAAATAATCCATATGCAAGACGGTAAGATCAAAGTAGATGAAAAATAAAAAGTTTTTAATTGCCTACTGACAATTATTAACTTTTTTAATCATTTTTTTGCTCTGAATAAAATTCTGAATAAAAAAAAATAGATCAGGGTATCATTCTCATAATCTTTTACAATTAGAGTTTCAGGTTAAAATATGTACTTAAATTCATTACATTCAGTCTTTAACCCAATTGGGGGGATGATTTTCCAGGCTGTGCTGATTTCACCGCACATATTCCAGTTTGCTGTCATAGTAACCAGCGTTGCAAACATAATCTGTATAACAATGATCATTCCCATCTACTGGGGACAATACAGGGAAGTTAAATCAAAATTCACCATTAGTCTGATACTGTTATTTTTAATGGTCCTACTCCAAAACTTGCTATTTACTGCTTATTTCTTACCATACTTGTCTAAAAGTTGTACTGGCACCATGGGGCCATTATTATTTTTAGGATGTGAATTCATAGTTTTGACCCTATTTTTAAAGGTGAGTGAGGATGAATAGGTTTTAAGAATTTACTTTTAGCATGGAAGGAGCGGTCATGAAGAAACATAATAACAAATAAATTGACCTAGATTGAGTTCATAAAACAATAATTAAGTTTAAAAACACCAATTGATTTTGGTAAATAATTTAACTGTGATTGGAATGATAAAACTTAGAAAAGCAACTCTCGGGGACAGAAAAAAGGCCTACCAGTGGCTTTATTATTCAGACTTTTCAGATTTCCTGAACAAGTTACAGGGTCATACATCAGGGAACATACCCTCCTACAAAGACTTTAAAAAGGATTATATGGATTATTTCTTTGATGGATCCCAGCTAGAGGATGGGTGCTGTTTTATAATATGCAAAAAGGAAGGTATAACTGAGGATTTGGGGATTATATCCTACACATCGTTCCATCTTTTAGATAAAATCACAGAATTTGATATATGGTTAAAGGGGCTCAGCTACATCGGCCATGGTCATGGGACAAAGGCCATATTGGTGCTTGCTGGCATGGTTAGGGGATTTGGATATGATAAAGTGATAATGCGCCCTTCAAAACACAATAAAGTAGCCATTAAATCCTATAAGAAAGTAGGGTTCATGGAAAAGGAACTAGTGCCCTGTGAGTATTATAAAACAGATTTTATAGATGAATTCGCCCAAGGTGATTATGGTCCTGGTGAAGATGTATTCATGGTATTGGATCTGTAATCGTAGCAGATAATCATAGTGCGTTTGGGCTTTTTTTGATGAATTAAACTTTTATATTGGGTGCATTACAATAGAATGATATTTTAGTAATTGAAATCATACTAAACTTAGTCATTCTTATAATCAATTGAACTAACGTGATCGCATGAAGAAGCTGCTTTGGTGGTTAATCGCCGGCTCAACTGGAGGACCTAACCGTGCTAAAATAATCATGGCACTACACCAAAGGCCTTACAATGCTAATCAGCTTTCAGAAGAATTAAATTTAAATTATAAAACAATTAGGCATCATATTAAGGTTTTAGAAGAAAATAACGTCATCACATCTACTGGTAAGAATAAGTACGGGGAAATGTATTTCCTCACTGACAAAATGGAAGGAAATTATGATACATTCC
The DNA window shown above is from Methanobacterium sp. and carries:
- a CDS encoding PadR family transcriptional regulator — encoded protein: MNTQFKKGVLELCVLVLLDRKDCYGYEMVDEISKNISISEGTIYPLLKRLKKERFVISYLKESQDGPPRKYYKLTDLGKEKKEKLVEEWRNFSIGVNNLLNSEITNNLGDIKDE
- a CDS encoding GNAT family protein — its product is MIKLRKATLGDRKKAYQWLYYSDFSDFLNKLQGHTSGNIPSYKDFKKDYMDYFFDGSQLEDGCCFIICKKEGITEDLGIISYTSFHLLDKITEFDIWLKGLSYIGHGHGTKAILVLAGMVRGFGYDKVIMRPSKHNKVAIKSYKKVGFMEKELVPCEYYKTDFIDEFAQGDYGPGEDVFMVLDL
- a CDS encoding ABC transporter ATP-binding protein, which encodes MTNHILEFEDVWKIYHMGDSDVNALAGLNLTLEEGSFTAVMGPSGSGKSTFLHVAGILDIPSKGLFRIKGRQTSELSVKEQAILRRNEIGFIFQRFNLLSQLSALENVTLPMIHEDSEKAKMILDKMGLHDKYHKFPNQLSGGEQQRVAIARALINDPSIILADEPTGELDTANANSIMQVLQDLNRNDGVSIVIVTHNQASAAFADEIIHMQDGKIKVDEK
- a CDS encoding winged helix-turn-helix domain-containing protein gives rise to the protein MKKLLWWLIAGSTGGPNRAKIIMALHQRPYNANQLSEELNLNYKTIRHHIKVLEENNVITSTGKNKYGEMYFLTDKMEGNYDTFQEIWKELK
- a CDS encoding DUF1700 domain-containing protein, producing MNKKEYLEALSKLLRKLPKEDREDIISDYEEHFAIGLEKGRTEEEISKALGNPKNVARQIKADNMVKIAQNKPSIGSIIGAILATMGLGLFNLIFVAIPVLVVAVIILILFVAGFIIIFTGIYWVLLPFLHLIIPQLAIPTFINSPGNDILNILVVVLCGIGLTAGGIILVVLMAYITKWFYELMIKYLKLNLKIIKGRKRDF
- a CDS encoding class I SAM-dependent methyltransferase, whose product is MKQWYEELFTNYVEKYENESFTQGTMGEVDFIESEINHDKSSKILDVGCGTGRHAIELSKRGYHVTGVDLSENMLNRAREKASMVGVEIDFRLGNARSLPFEGEFDLVIMLCEGAFPLMETDEMNFQILESAARSLNNNGKLIFTTLNGLYPLFHSVKDFINANSNYSTNRENTFDLMTFRDKYQLETEDDDGNKMTLNCNERYYVPSEITWLLKSLGFNEIDIYGCKLGEFSRDNPLTTEDFEILVIAEY
- a CDS encoding FtsX-like permease family protein, with translation MDLYKLALNNIRRRKLRSALTMLGIIIGAAMLMVLLGLTAGTTTAIKDETNAYMYDIAISPESTSGSYLMDSQTISKVENMSNLHDFREVTAFSEDMNSTKLFFEGVNNWKDAKIINGTQGVVVNQVAVEKLGYGIGSKITVKGKELTVTGISKEAQAPYVYINQTTARQMAGDQVAVIYASTNGDPKTVADEVKKQLSGVSVETKSDKVKEIQEMTDQALLFMGFIASIALLVGIISVINTMLISVMERTRELGVLKAIGFTNWEIKGSILFESGLLGFFGGVIGVILGIIGIYVVANALNLADYIPGMMPVWLILGVIAGATILSVLAGLYPATKASKLQVVEALRND
- a CDS encoding DUF6506 family protein; its protein translation is MSTKAAFIFIAPENDPDQHRAVIDSPVIELSVVGVKNYDEAENVALNLVADGITAIELCAGFGSEGTSRIARAVKGKAVVGVVRFDLHPAFDHQSGDELF
- a CDS encoding winged helix-turn-helix domain-containing protein; this encodes MRKFLWKLLAGTKGGLNRARIIDELRNRPYNANQLAERLSLNYKTIKYHIEVLEKNGIVISTGKGYGALYFLSDKMEENFDVFLKIWEEFRGSSTNIYYVADNVPAEAIHH
- a CDS encoding GNAT family N-acetyltransferase produces the protein MPSLKTPQKVSMIKTKRLTIMPLTCDELKKHIDSPEELAKDLGLLPSQTLADENTKEVIINDLLPNIEDSNKDPLFYTMWIIIEKNKRAIVGGICFHGEPDGNGEVEIGYGTDYGYRNKGIMTETIAGLIQWLKIDNKRVKIIRAETEVDNISSVRVLEKNDFKVFQRNDDSVILKLELK
- a CDS encoding aldo/keto reductase; this translates as MLYRNFGKTGRKVSILGFGCMRLPILEGNPEKINEPLATQMLHYAIDHGVNYVDTAYPYHGATATQGGMGEILVGNALKNDYRDKVYLSTKLPSWLIQKKEDMDYYLNEQLRRLQTDHIDFYLLHGLGHSTWETLQELDVFQFLDSALDDGRIGYAGFSFHDELKLYTEIVDSYPWSFSQIQYNYMDQNFQAGRPGLEYAASRGLGTVIMEPLRGGCLAKNIPPDIKAIWESAPVKRTPAEWALRFLWDQSEVDVVLSGMSAMEHVKENIQIAEEGHAHSLTDAERNLIQEVQEAYQARTHVGCTACNYCMPCPEGVDIPLNLNLLNDVYLYQNMEKPSGNYKFLKAKRGSASFCTECGECEEKCTQNIAIRRYLKETVETFEKP
- a CDS encoding pyruvate kinase alpha/beta domain-containing protein, whose amino-acid sequence is MKVFKRPGPVNTDKLIKILKKASSEYETVVVASVTGSSAVKIAETLKDKNIVCVTCPQGMYWEVEEMDKDLFAEIPELRKARDEWVKKGLKQVPMNITSENKVQLDRLNVEIVRGTIPLFGPTFSMRLHLQRPSSLDVMAKTLELISPGTLVTMEAVLMATDAGVIPEDELVLACAGTEMGLDTLWVLKSCASANLFHPSKGFRFVELLAKPGVALNPDINIEYLR